Proteins co-encoded in one Salvia splendens isolate huo1 chromosome 4, SspV2, whole genome shotgun sequence genomic window:
- the LOC121799375 gene encoding cellulose synthase A catalytic subunit 7 [UDP-forming]-like: MEASAGLVAGSHNRNELVVIHGHEEPKPLKKLSGQVCEICGDEMGLTVEGELFVACNECGFPVCRPCYEYERREGSQLCPQCKTRYKRLKGSPRVEGDDEEEDTDDIEHEFNIDEHKKNTDIAEAMLHGKMSYGRGHEDHDDININAQYPPVISGGRSRPVSGEFPISTYGDQMGTTLHKRVHPVTDDHASGRWDDRKDLVLKERMDEYDDLADPDMAIIDEARQPLSRKVPIASSKINPYRMVIVTRLVVLALFLRYRILNPVHDAIGLWLTSIVCEIWFALSWILDQFPKWFPIDRETYLDRLSLRYEREGEPNMLAPVDIFVSTVDPLKEPPLVTANTVLSILAVDYPVDKISCYISDDGASMCTFEALSETAEFARKWVPFCKKFTIEPRAPEWYFSEKVDYLKDKVQPTFVKERRAMKREYEEFKVRINAMVAKATKVPPGGWIMQDGTPWPGNNTKDHPGMIQVFLGQNGGLDVEGHELPRLVYVSREKRPGFQHHKKAGAMNSLIRVAGVLTNAPFMLNLDCDHYINNSKAVREAMCFLMDPQVGKKVCYVQFPQRFDGIDRHDRYANRNTVFFDINMKGLDGIQGPVYVGTGCVFRRQALYGYDPPKGRKRPKMVSCDCCFGRRHKKIPHGEADVQGFEDDKEVLKSQMNFEKKFGQSPIFVTSTLMVEGGVPPSSSPAALLKEAIHVISCGYEDKTEWGLELGWIYGSITEDILTGFKMHCRGWRSIYCMPKRPAFKGSAPINLSDRLNQVLRWALGSVEIFFSHHSPLLYGHKEGKLKWLERFAYVNTTVYPFTALPLLAYCTLPAICLLTGKFIMPEISTFASLFFIALFLSIFITGILELRWSGVSIEEWWRNEQFWVIGGISAHLFAVIQGVLKVLAGIDTNFTVTSKASDDEDFSELYAFKWTTLLIPPTTILIINLVGVVAGISDAINNGYQSWGPLFGKLFFAFWVIVHLYPFLKGLMGKQNRTPTIVVIWSILLASIFSLLWVRIDPFILRTKGPDTNKCGINC; encoded by the exons ATGGAAGCCAGCGCAGGGCTGGTGGCCGGTTCCCACAACCGGAACGAGCTCGTCGTCATCCACGGCCATGAAGAG CCTAAGCCTTTGAAGAAGTTGAGCGGGCAAGTATGCGAGATATGCGGGGACGAGATGGGGCTAACGGTGGAGGGAGAGCTGTTTGTTGCGTGCAACGAATGCGGGTTCCCAGTGTGCCGGCCTTGCTACGAGTACGAGAGGAGAGAGGGCAGCCAGCTTTGCCCACAGTGCAAAACCAGATACAAGCGCCTCAAAG GGAGCCCTCGGGTTGAGGgagacgacgaggaggaggacaCTGACGACATCGAGCATGAATTCAACATTGATGAGCACAAAAAGAACACTGATATTGCTGAAGCGATGCTTCATGGTAAGATGAGCTATGGGAGAGGCCATGAAGATCATGACGATATAAACATAAACGCCCAGTATCCACCGGTTATCTCTGGCGGCCGCTCCCGTCCGGTCAGCGGAGAGTTCCCCATTTCAACCTATGGAGATCAAATGGGGACCACTTTGCATAAGCGGGTGCATCCCGTCACCGATGATCATG CAAGTGGAAGATGGGATGATAGGAAAGATTTGGTATTGAAGGAGAGAATGGATGAATATGATGATTTAGCAGATCCTGACATGGCCAT TATAGACGAGGCGCGGCAGCCACTGTCACGGAAAGTGCCAATTGCTTCGAGCAAGATCAACCCTTACCGCATGGTAATCGTTACCCGCCTTGTGGTGCTGGCCCTGTTCCTCCGCTATCGGATCTTGAACCCGGTGCATGACGCCATCGGCCTCTGGCTCACCTCCATCGTCTGCGAGATCTGGTTCGCCCTCTCCTGGATCCTCGACCAGTTCCCCAAATGGTTCCCCATCGATCGCGAGACCTACCTCGACCGCCTCTCCCTCAGGTATGAGAGAGAGGGTGAGCCTAACATGCTAGCCCCTGTCGACATATTCGTCAGTACGGTGGACCCGTTGAAGGAGCCGCCTCTCGTTACCGCAAACACTGTGCTTTCCATACTGGCTGTGGATTATCCTGTTGACAAAATATCTTGCTACATCTCTGATGATGGTGCTTCCATGTGCACCTTCGAGGCCCTCTCTGAGACCGCCGAGTTCGCCAGGAAATGGGTGCCCTTTTGCAAGAAATTCACCATCGAGCCTCGAGCGCCCGAATGGTACTTTTCTGAGAAGGTGGACTATCTCAAGGACAAAGTGCAGCCAACTTTTGTCAAGGAGAGAAGAGCTATGAAG AGAGAATACGAGGAGTTCAAGGTGAGGATAAACGCAATGGTGGCTAAGGCGACCAAGGTGCCCCCGGGAGGATGGATCATGCAAGATGGGACGCCCTGGCCGGGCAACAACACCAAAGATCATCCTGGTATGATTCAAGTGTTTCTAGGCCAGAATGGGGGGCTTGATGTCGAAGGCCACGAGCTTCCTCGCCTCGTCTACGTCTCCCGTGAGAAGAGGCCGGGCTTCCAGCATCACAAGAAAGCTGGCGCCATGAATTCTCTG ATTCGTGTTGCCGGTGTTCTGACCAATGCCCCCTTCATGCTCAACTTGGATTGCGATCACTACATCAACAACAGCAAGGCTGTGAGAGAAGCCATGTGCTTCTTGATGGATCCACAGGTTGGGAAGAAGGTCTGTTATGTGCAATTCCCTCAGAGATTTGATGGCATTGACAGACACGACCGATATGCCAATAGAAACACCGTGTTTTTCGAT ATCAACATGAAAGGTCTTGATGGGATTCAAGGCCCAGTGTATGTGGGAACAGGATGCGTGTTTAGGAGACAAGCATTGTACGGCTACGATCCTCCAAAGGGGCGTAAGAGGCCGAAGATGGTGAGCTGCGACTGCTGCTTCGGACGCCGCCACAAGAAGATCCCACACGGAGAAGCAGATGTTCAAG GATTTGAAGACGACAAGGAGGTCCTCAAGTCGCAGATGAACTTTGAGAAGAAATTCGGGCAGTCGCCCATATTTGTGACCTCGACTCTGATGGTGGAAGGCGGCGTACCACCTTCTTCCAGCCCTGCAGCTCTGCTCAAGGAAGCCATCCATGTGATAAGCTGCGGATATGAAGACAAAACAGAATGGGGCTTAGAG TTAGGGTGGATCTACGGGTCAATCACAGAGGATATCCTGACAGGATTCAAGATGCACTGCCGCGGGTGGAGGTCAATCTACTGTATGCCTAAGAGGCCTGCATTCAAGGGATCAGCTCCAATAAATCTGTCGGACCGTCTGAACCAGGTGCTGCGGTGGGCCCTGGGATCAGTGGAGATCTTCTTCAGTCACCACAGCCCCCTCTTGTACGGTCACAAGGAGGGCAAGCTCAAGTGGCTGGAGCGGTTTGCATACGTCAACACCACCGTCTATCCCTTCACTGCTCTGCCCCTACTGGCCTACTGCACACTCCCAGCCATCTGCTTACTCACAGGAAAATTCATAATGCCAGAG ATAAGCACTTTCGCGAGCCTCTTCTTCATCGCGCTGTTCCTGTCCATCTTCATCACAGGGATCCTGGAGCTGAGGTGGAGCGGGGTGAGCATCGAGGAGTGGTGGAGGAACGAGCAGTTCTGGGTGATTGGAGGCATATCGGCACATCTATTTGCGGTGATCCAGGGGGTGTTGAAGGTGCTGGCGGGGATAGACACCAACTTCACGGTCACGTCTAAGGCGTCAGACGATGAGGACTTCAGCGAGCTGTACGCCTTCAAGTGGACCACGTTGCTCATCCCACCAACCACCATCCTCATCATAAACTTGGTGGGGGTGGTGGCTGGGATATCTGATGCCATCAACAACGGCTACCAATCGTGGGGCCCTCTCTTTGGAAAGCTCTTCTTCGCCTTCTGGGTCATCGTGCATCTTTATCCATTCCTCAAGGGGTTGATGGGAAAGCAGAACAGGACTCCCACCATTGTTGTCATATGGTCTATCCTTCTTGCCTCCATTTTCTCATTGCTTTGGGTCAGGATTGATCCATTCATACTCAGGACTAAGGGTCCTGATACAAACAAATGTGGGATCAATTGCTGA